The DNA region GGCTGGAGCATCAGGGCCATAGCCCGCCTTCAAGGCCGCAGCCCCAGCACCATCAGCCGTGAGTTGCGGCGCAACGCCTGCCACGGCGGTTACGCCAGCGCGCCTGCGCAGCGTCTGTGCCAGCTGCGGCGCATTCAGGCCAAGCCATGCCCCAAGCTTCACAGCTGCGGGGCGTTGTGGACTCTTGTGACCACCATGCTGTGCTGGCTGTGGTCGCCCGAGCAGATTGCATGCACACTCCAGCGCATGTATCCCCAGGACCCAACCATGCATGCCTCGCACGAGAGCATCTACACCGCCATCTATGCATACCCACGCGGTGAGTTGCGCCGCCAGCTCATCGCACTGCTGCGCCAAGGCAAGAGTACACGCCGCCCGCGTTCAGCAGGCTCTGATCGACGTGGTCAGATTCCAGGCATGGTCTCTATCCATGTTCGCCCACCCGAGGTCAATGATCGCGTGATCCCGGGGCATTGGGAGGGGGATCTGATCAAGGGTGCTGGCAACCAATCGGCGGTGGGTGTGCTGGTAGAGCGCTCAACGCGCTTGGTGCTGCTGTGCAAGATGCCTGACGCATCCGCAGACAGTGCGCTGGCCGCGTTCACCAACAAGCTGCGCCAGATCGCACAGCCGATGCGCCAGACGCTCACCTACGACCAGGGCAAGGAGATGGCCCGGTACAAGGAACTCGCCCAAGCCCTTGGCATGCGGGTGTACTTTTGTGATCCGCACAGCCCTTGGCAAAAAGGCAGTTGTGAGAACACGAATGGGCTGCTGCGCCAGTTCATGCCCAAGGGCACAGACCTGAGCATGCATGACCAGGATGCGCTGGACTCCATGGCCGATCTGATGAACAACCGTCCTCGTCAGACTCTCGGCTGGGATTCTCCCTACCAGGCTTTTCAGCGATTCATGGCGGCTATCGCCGAGAAAAGCTCCGCTACCATTCATTGAATATCAACCAGCGGTGTTGCACTTCAGATTTGAGACCGCCAGGTGATTGGAGGGCTGCTTTAGGCTGAACTGAGTCATTCGGTTCTGGCCTGCCCAATTCCGCTCTGACCGACTTCGGACATGGACTGATCCCGTAGACAAAACCCAGCCTCACGTCCGGGCCCGCGT from Diaphorobacter sp. HDW4A includes:
- a CDS encoding IS30 family transposase, translating into MGTRYEHLQPEDRVTLASLRQQGWSIRAIARLQGRSPSTISRELRRNACHGGYASAPAQRLCQLRRIQAKPCPKLHSCGALWTLVTTMLCWLWSPEQIACTLQRMYPQDPTMHASHESIYTAIYAYPRGELRRQLIALLRQGKSTRRPRSAGSDRRGQIPGMVSIHVRPPEVNDRVIPGHWEGDLIKGAGNQSAVGVLVERSTRLVLLCKMPDASADSALAAFTNKLRQIAQPMRQTLTYDQGKEMARYKELAQALGMRVYFCDPHSPWQKGSCENTNGLLRQFMPKGTDLSMHDQDALDSMADLMNNRPRQTLGWDSPYQAFQRFMAAIAEKSSATIH